From a region of the Phragmitibacter flavus genome:
- a CDS encoding STAS domain-containing protein, whose translation MQDRIPILHMSNILLVTIQVDMHDRLALQLQDDLTTKISDTGASGVLIDISSLEMVDSFIGRVLGNISSMARVLDAKTVVVGMQPAVAITLVELGLSLEGVLTALNVEKGMKLLAKGR comes from the coding sequence ATGCAAGACCGCATCCCGATTCTGCACATGAGCAACATCCTGCTCGTGACCATTCAAGTCGACATGCACGACCGACTGGCCTTGCAGTTGCAGGATGACTTGACCACCAAGATCTCCGACACCGGTGCAAGCGGGGTTCTCATCGACATCTCCAGCCTGGAAATGGTCGACTCATTCATTGGCAGAGTATTGGGCAACATCTCCTCAATGGCCCGAGTTCTCGATGCAAAAACCGTGGTGGTCGGTATGCAGCCCGCGGTGGCGATCACGCTCGTCGAGCTGGGGCTTTCTCTGGAAGGCGTGCTCACCGCCCTGAATGTGGAGAAGGGTATGAAACTTTTGGCAAAGGGCAGATGA
- a CDS encoding TolC family protein, with amino-acid sequence MSLQEVIALALENNHDIAVQNLNKVIEQERANIARSAFDPKLEGAYAYQYIDTPQNAQDFVATGGGAATPEVIASQTGLSTPILGEPTIFEQRNHVAKVALVQKIPWGTTFELGSSLRVLDNSLNRNLPPGLFNPEYETFTGLTVTQPLLRDFGNSANLAELRIARSNMRVADLEWRARTAATVGNVMKLYYDVIFTYENMAVQRDSIELAEKLFSDNKKRGEEGVMQPNDVLVAEAAVYARKEGALLAETQYIERQNTLQTLFKKGADAGQSLRIRPADYLRESVQVAPRAELLGKASAARYDVLQSLEIVDQRKHQTLLAENQSRPRFDLIASGGVHGLAGSTGSSYDEALGGQGPEWTVGVTFSVPLGVKRMRSQARLAQHLETQAMIDVDRVKALISLELDTVLSRIDMDRQRLISARKSREVAQRTMEGEVKRLTEGVSTSYQVLQYQEEYSQTRSRELAALADLNKDQVDLWLVTGEMLEKQGIIVEEMEKESSQGASVGPAPSMTKKSKSKK; translated from the coding sequence ATGAGCCTTCAGGAGGTCATTGCTCTCGCTTTGGAGAACAACCACGACATTGCGGTTCAGAATCTTAACAAGGTGATTGAACAGGAGCGGGCGAACATCGCGCGTTCGGCATTTGATCCTAAACTGGAAGGTGCTTATGCCTATCAATACATCGACACGCCACAAAACGCCCAGGATTTTGTAGCCACGGGTGGTGGTGCGGCGACTCCTGAAGTGATCGCTTCGCAAACGGGTCTGTCCACGCCGATCCTCGGGGAGCCGACCATTTTTGAGCAACGCAACCATGTGGCTAAGGTGGCCCTGGTGCAGAAAATTCCTTGGGGCACGACCTTTGAACTGGGCAGCAGCCTGCGGGTGTTGGACAACAGTTTGAACCGCAATCTGCCGCCGGGACTTTTTAATCCGGAGTATGAGACCTTCACTGGTTTGACCGTGACCCAGCCGTTGTTGAGGGATTTTGGCAACAGTGCGAACCTTGCGGAACTGCGCATCGCCCGTTCCAACATGCGTGTGGCGGATCTCGAATGGCGGGCGCGCACGGCGGCAACGGTGGGGAACGTGATGAAGCTCTATTATGACGTGATCTTCACGTATGAAAACATGGCGGTGCAGCGCGATTCCATCGAACTGGCGGAGAAACTTTTTAGCGACAACAAAAAGCGCGGTGAAGAGGGAGTGATGCAGCCGAATGATGTGCTGGTGGCGGAAGCGGCGGTTTACGCACGTAAGGAAGGTGCGCTGCTGGCGGAGACCCAATACATCGAACGGCAGAACACGTTGCAAACGCTGTTCAAAAAAGGAGCGGATGCGGGACAGAGCCTGCGGATTCGGCCAGCGGATTATTTGAGGGAATCGGTGCAGGTGGCCCCGCGGGCTGAGCTGTTGGGCAAGGCTTCGGCAGCGCGATATGATGTGCTGCAGTCGTTGGAAATTGTGGATCAGCGCAAACATCAGACCTTGCTGGCGGAGAACCAGTCGCGTCCGCGATTTGATCTGATTGCGAGCGGCGGCGTTCACGGTTTGGCGGGCAGCACGGGCAGTTCTTATGATGAGGCATTGGGTGGTCAGGGTCCGGAATGGACCGTCGGAGTGACGTTTTCGGTTCCGCTTGGGGTGAAACGCATGCGTTCACAAGCCCGTCTGGCTCAGCATTTGGAGACCCAGGCAATGATCGATGTGGATCGGGTAAAGGCGCTGATTTCGTTGGAACTGGACACGGTGTTGAGCCGGATTGACATGGATCGGCAGCGTTTGATTTCGGCGCGCAAGAGCCGCGAGGTCGCCCAACGCACGATGGAAGGTGAAGTGAAGCGTCTGACGGAAGGGGTCTCCACCAGTTATCAGGTGTTACAATATCAGGAGGAATATTCGCAGACGCGCAGTCGTGAGCTGGCGGCTTTGGCGGATCTTAACAAGGATCAGGTCGACCTTTGGCTGGTGACGGGCGAGATGCTGGAGAAGCAGGGCATCATCGTGGAAGAGATGGAGAAGGAAAGCAGCCAGGGGGCCTCGGTGGGTCCGGCACCTTCCATGACCAAAAAATCCAAATCCAAGAAGTAG
- a CDS encoding prepilin peptidase has translation MPTPTDRQRTVHERRQGARLQGLDAVSYRLLGWWKSRNKHLRDLQAAASRIDQARLQFSELKDGVLNERLIEMRVRRKACPAEVDATLEDGLALLAVAAERELGLAPYRVQLMTAAALARGFLTEVDTGEGKTLALALTAAYQAWSGKPCHVLTANDYLAARDAEQLEAFYQRVGLSVGRVLGDSSEPDRRRGYSRSVTYTTAKEAAADYLRDRLRLQGLEESGARLALAQMTGAGQLPHGEPVQRGLYFALVDEADNALIDEAVTPLIISRILPTGELENACAATWEVAAKMVRGEDYEVNHSRKAIEIEPEISEQFAANIRVSQSPLWTSLTRRAELLKLALEAREFFQRDVQYVVEEGKVIIVDEATGRPMPMRTWRQGLHQMIEAKEGVTLSGASETLARISFQSFFCKYQNLAGASGTVSEVAAEIWRTYDLPTLAIPRHLPSQKQVLGWRFYPTLNAKNEAIAVETKARQARGQPILIGLRSVETSESLAAHLASKGVTCHVLNARRHREEAMTIMQAGHRSRITIATNMAGRGTDIRLESGVLEVGGLHVIASEPHESARVDRQLFGRAARQGNPGSVLAIYSIEDPLFVRYLPRIILRVWRQILSGNRSLGASPLGEMMGRTLLWFAQLRAQNRAAKSRRQVMKGEVEISKGLGFGKQGTRRKQG, from the coding sequence ATGCCGACTCCCACTGATCGACAACGCACCGTGCACGAACGGCGGCAGGGAGCGCGTCTTCAAGGCCTGGATGCGGTCAGTTATCGTCTGCTGGGTTGGTGGAAGAGTCGAAACAAACACCTCAGAGATCTGCAGGCGGCCGCGTCGCGCATCGATCAGGCCCGGCTTCAATTCAGTGAGTTGAAAGACGGAGTTTTGAACGAACGGCTTATTGAAATGCGAGTGCGACGGAAGGCTTGTCCGGCGGAGGTGGATGCCACTCTGGAGGACGGATTGGCACTGCTCGCCGTGGCTGCGGAACGCGAGCTGGGACTGGCTCCGTATCGGGTGCAATTGATGACGGCGGCTGCTTTGGCGCGCGGATTTTTGACCGAAGTTGACACCGGCGAAGGCAAGACTTTGGCGTTGGCGCTGACCGCTGCATATCAAGCCTGGAGCGGAAAACCCTGCCATGTTTTGACGGCGAACGACTATCTCGCGGCGCGGGATGCGGAGCAGCTGGAGGCTTTTTATCAGCGGGTGGGACTCTCGGTGGGAAGGGTGTTGGGCGATTCCTCGGAGCCTGATCGGCGGCGCGGATACAGTCGTTCAGTGACCTACACCACGGCAAAAGAAGCTGCGGCGGATTACCTTCGTGACCGTCTGCGCCTGCAAGGTTTGGAGGAATCGGGAGCCCGGCTGGCGCTGGCGCAAATGACCGGTGCCGGGCAACTGCCACACGGGGAGCCAGTGCAACGGGGGCTGTATTTCGCTTTGGTGGATGAGGCGGACAACGCGCTGATCGATGAAGCGGTGACTCCGTTGATCATCAGTCGGATTCTGCCGACGGGGGAACTTGAAAACGCCTGTGCGGCGACCTGGGAAGTGGCCGCTAAGATGGTTCGCGGTGAGGATTATGAGGTGAATCATTCGCGTAAAGCGATTGAAATTGAGCCTGAAATTTCGGAGCAATTTGCCGCTAACATTAGGGTTTCGCAGTCACCACTTTGGACCAGTTTGACACGTCGTGCGGAGCTGTTGAAACTGGCTTTGGAGGCGCGCGAATTTTTCCAACGGGATGTGCAATATGTGGTGGAAGAGGGCAAGGTGATCATCGTCGACGAGGCCACCGGGAGGCCCATGCCGATGCGAACCTGGCGGCAGGGATTGCATCAAATGATCGAGGCAAAAGAGGGGGTGACGCTGTCGGGCGCCTCGGAAACGTTGGCGCGAATTTCGTTCCAAAGCTTCTTCTGCAAGTATCAAAACCTGGCCGGAGCATCCGGCACCGTGAGCGAGGTGGCGGCAGAAATCTGGCGGACTTACGACCTTCCGACCCTGGCAATTCCGCGTCATTTGCCCTCTCAAAAGCAGGTTCTCGGCTGGCGATTTTATCCTACGCTGAATGCAAAAAACGAGGCCATTGCTGTTGAAACGAAAGCGCGCCAGGCACGTGGTCAGCCCATTTTGATTGGTCTGCGCAGCGTGGAAACCAGCGAATCCCTGGCTGCTCATCTGGCCTCCAAAGGCGTCACCTGCCACGTGCTCAACGCCCGTCGGCACCGGGAAGAAGCCATGACGATCATGCAGGCGGGGCACCGTTCGCGGATCACCATTGCCACCAATATGGCGGGTCGGGGGACTGATATTCGACTCGAATCCGGGGTGCTGGAGGTGGGCGGATTGCACGTGATTGCGTCCGAACCGCATGAGAGCGCGAGGGTGGACCGGCAGCTTTTTGGGCGGGCGGCACGGCAGGGAAACCCCGGATCAGTGCTCGCCATTTACAGCATCGAAGACCCGCTTTTTGTGCGATATTTGCCGCGAATTATTTTGCGGGTCTGGAGGCAAATTCTGTCGGGAAATCGCAGTTTGGGAGCTTCCCCGTTGGGTGAAATGATGGGAAGAACTTTGCTTTGGTTTGCCCAGTTGCGAGCGCAGAATCGGGCGGCCAAAAGCCGTCGTCAGGTGATGAAAGGGGAGGTGGAAATCAGCAAAGGACTGGGTTTTGGCAAGCAGGGAACCCGTCGCAAACAAGGATGA
- a CDS encoding efflux RND transporter periplasmic adaptor subunit codes for MLLVMASPVVSFAVEAEVNLMTEGVVKPFRSVTISASIREIIGKIQVEEGERIKEGQLLVSLLSEKQRLAVERYDQMISKAQFDFNAAQRLFQQNVASRDDALAKEVELKRLQAELAIAKAEVNEREIVSPLTGVVVRKFKESGESISENDPILQVMTTDQVLLLFHLEASQLSLLKLGQEYPAQFPEMPEVKGLKAKINFIDPEVDARSGLFRVRLLLDNKAGLIRPGLRVLTPFPTVSVNP; via the coding sequence ATGCTGTTAGTGATGGCGTCACCGGTGGTGAGTTTTGCCGTCGAGGCGGAAGTCAATCTGATGACGGAAGGGGTGGTGAAGCCGTTTCGCTCGGTGACGATCAGTGCTTCAATCCGTGAGATCATCGGCAAGATTCAGGTGGAGGAAGGGGAACGTATCAAAGAGGGGCAATTGTTGGTGAGTCTGCTTTCGGAAAAGCAGCGACTGGCCGTGGAGCGGTATGACCAGATGATCAGCAAGGCACAGTTCGACTTCAACGCGGCGCAACGATTGTTCCAACAGAATGTGGCGAGTCGCGACGATGCCTTGGCCAAGGAGGTGGAATTGAAACGTTTGCAGGCGGAGCTCGCCATTGCCAAAGCGGAGGTGAATGAACGCGAAATCGTTTCGCCATTGACGGGAGTGGTGGTGCGCAAGTTCAAGGAGTCGGGCGAGTCGATCAGCGAAAATGATCCCATCCTTCAAGTGATGACCACTGACCAGGTCTTGCTGCTGTTTCATCTGGAAGCCTCACAATTGTCGTTGCTGAAACTCGGTCAGGAATACCCCGCGCAGTTTCCTGAGATGCCTGAGGTGAAGGGATTGAAGGCGAAGATCAACTTCATCGATCCTGAAGTGGATGCCCGCAGCGGTTTGTTCCGGGTGAGGTTGCTGCTGGACAACAAGGCGGGTTTGATCCGTCCCGGCTTGCGCGTGTTGACTCCGTTTCCGACGGTTTCAGTGAACCCGTAG
- a CDS encoding efflux RND transporter periplasmic adaptor subunit, with protein MKPDLSEPSANSIPEYELLATFDGEPNIFWGRLCAYAAARLDAESVCLLVGGGAGSEFRVLAQAPVGAAKRLGQSGLTAELRNVRNNEFTPLPGLLGRRYQAMSFPVREGLPPLWMVAEGIAGDEEELLIEAVSKEARALADLYQSRRHAQRSEEKLLNLSQVMDLGLALGESGHFQEAALRLCNELAAPMRASRVSLAWMEGQDLKLSSTSHGGRISSGSQEALALQQVMEEAADQDNEVAWPELAGTSVVSREHRKFSTAREAVAVASVPLRHQQEVVGLVCLERAAEEGVWTIGELERVRLLADLVAPRLQGLHGRTGWIGKRIWRSTRRKAAGWLGPDHTGWKLAAVLSCVTLVALAIIHVDHQVKAPFILKTDAASLISAPFPGFIDEAAFHVGDIVKKGDVLVRLDRTELLLEEADTVALRNKSEREVRSNQGEGKLAQMLVSQAEMRQAEAKLAVIRHRLQLTELTAPFDGVIVEGDLRERLSSPVQTGELLLKVVQIKDLFGQLQVDERDISYLSAGLQGDLAFASRPGESYSVKVDRFEPVAEVRAEGTVFVLRAQVLGEPQAWWRPGMSGLCKIATEKRSLLWIGTHRLVEALRLWFWI; from the coding sequence ATGAAACCTGATCTTTCCGAGCCCTCTGCGAATTCGATTCCCGAGTATGAATTGCTCGCGACGTTTGATGGCGAGCCGAATATTTTTTGGGGACGTCTTTGTGCTTATGCGGCGGCGCGTCTGGATGCGGAATCGGTTTGTTTGCTGGTCGGCGGCGGGGCGGGAAGTGAGTTTCGGGTGTTGGCACAGGCACCAGTGGGCGCGGCAAAACGTCTGGGGCAGTCGGGCTTGACTGCAGAATTGCGCAACGTCCGCAACAATGAGTTCACGCCGTTGCCGGGTCTGTTGGGGAGACGCTATCAGGCGATGAGTTTTCCGGTTCGTGAAGGACTGCCGCCGCTATGGATGGTGGCCGAGGGGATTGCCGGCGATGAAGAGGAACTTTTGATTGAAGCGGTTTCCAAAGAAGCGCGAGCGCTGGCGGATCTTTATCAATCGCGTCGTCACGCGCAACGCAGCGAAGAGAAGCTGCTCAATCTGTCGCAGGTCATGGATCTCGGCCTTGCGCTGGGGGAGAGCGGCCATTTTCAGGAGGCGGCGTTGCGGCTTTGCAATGAATTGGCGGCACCGATGCGGGCCTCGCGGGTGTCGCTTGCGTGGATGGAAGGTCAGGATTTGAAGCTTTCGAGCACCAGTCATGGCGGCAGGATCTCGAGTGGCTCACAGGAGGCGCTGGCCCTGCAGCAGGTGATGGAGGAGGCGGCGGATCAGGACAACGAAGTGGCCTGGCCGGAACTGGCGGGCACTTCGGTGGTGAGTCGCGAGCATCGCAAATTTTCCACGGCGCGAGAGGCGGTGGCGGTGGCTTCGGTGCCGTTGCGGCATCAACAGGAAGTGGTGGGGTTGGTGTGTCTGGAGCGCGCGGCGGAGGAAGGGGTTTGGACCATCGGCGAGCTGGAGCGGGTGCGGTTGCTGGCTGATTTGGTGGCCCCGCGATTGCAAGGTTTGCATGGGCGCACCGGATGGATCGGCAAACGCATCTGGCGTTCGACTCGTCGCAAAGCAGCGGGCTGGCTGGGACCGGATCACACCGGCTGGAAGCTGGCGGCGGTGTTGTCTTGCGTGACTTTGGTGGCACTGGCGATCATTCATGTCGATCATCAGGTGAAGGCACCGTTCATCTTGAAGACGGATGCGGCTTCGCTGATTTCAGCACCGTTTCCGGGGTTTATTGATGAGGCGGCTTTTCATGTCGGCGACATCGTGAAAAAAGGCGATGTGCTGGTGCGCCTTGATCGCACGGAGTTGTTGTTGGAGGAGGCGGACACGGTGGCGTTGCGCAACAAAAGCGAACGTGAAGTCCGCAGCAATCAGGGCGAGGGCAAGCTGGCGCAGATGTTGGTTTCACAGGCGGAGATGCGTCAGGCGGAGGCAAAACTGGCGGTCATTCGGCATCGGTTGCAATTGACGGAACTGACCGCGCCGTTTGATGGAGTGATCGTGGAAGGGGATCTGCGCGAGAGGCTTTCGTCGCCGGTGCAGACGGGTGAACTGCTGTTGAAGGTGGTGCAGATCAAAGACCTTTTCGGGCAGCTGCAGGTGGATGAACGCGACATTTCGTATTTGTCCGCAGGGCTGCAGGGCGACCTGGCTTTTGCGAGTCGACCAGGAGAATCTTATTCGGTGAAAGTGGATCGTTTTGAGCCGGTGGCAGAGGTTCGGGCGGAGGGCACGGTGTTTGTGTTGCGCGCCCAGGTGCTTGGAGAACCGCAAGCATGGTGGCGCCCGGGCATGAGTGGACTTTGCAAGATCGCGACGGAGAAGCGTTCATTGTTGTGGATTGGCACCCACCGTCTGGTGGAGGCATTGCGCCTGTGGTTTTGGATCTAG
- a CDS encoding anti-sigma regulatory factor: protein MPVLKSEIQPVLTENDIVYVRQNVRKWCLELKCSLVDQTKVVTAASELARNLLIYGGGGEVHLELVQEGVRNGLRIAFVDEGPGIPDIEQALKDGFTSGKGMGLGLGGARRLVNDFHIESEVGKGTRITITKWR from the coding sequence ATGCCCGTGCTTAAAAGCGAAATTCAACCCGTTCTCACGGAAAACGACATCGTTTACGTGCGGCAGAACGTTCGCAAATGGTGCCTTGAACTGAAGTGCTCTCTCGTCGATCAAACCAAGGTGGTCACGGCGGCCAGTGAGCTTGCGCGGAACCTTCTCATCTACGGCGGCGGCGGCGAAGTTCACCTTGAGCTGGTGCAGGAAGGTGTGCGCAACGGACTGCGCATTGCTTTTGTGGATGAGGGTCCGGGCATCCCGGATATCGAGCAAGCCTTGAAGGACGGATTCACCAGCGGCAAAGGCATGGGCCTCGGCCTCGGGGGTGCGCGACGGCTGGTCAACGATTTCCATATCGAGTCAGAAGTTGGAAAAGGAACCCGCATCACCATCACCAAATGGCGCTAG
- a CDS encoding peptidase M50, with protein MNRPPTFDESWHRVEDRRVCLRPGVEIFPQRFRGMRWYVVQDSLGNRFFRIRPPAYRFICELERSGTVGGAWERSLKNSPEEAPGQGEVVQLLSQLHQSGLLRSDLGGDVTALFEAQQKEQRRQVTAQWANLFFLRIPLINPDRFLQRTLPAVGWLISKLGLVIWLLLLVLGVKAVAENWQQFRAESGGLLGAANLPWLYAAIIVIKGLHEYGHGYFCRKFGGEVPQMGIMLLLFNPLPYVDASSSWAFREKSKRALVGAAGMIVEILLASVAAIVWANTREGIEHAIAYNVIIIASVGTLLFNLNPLLRFDGYHILSDLLEVPNLQSRASRTALYLLEKYVFRVPNTANPAETRVETFWLTFYFVASFIYRILLLVGILLLVSGWFFIIGILLAIGFFVLWLVVPVFKAIKYLLTSPRLEGRRHVAAAICLGLVMVLGAAISLVPMPSHFRANGVIRSDPFARVYAGSAGDLVEMLVPSGTVVVEGQPLVRMVSFDLDQEIKLLQLDLRRLETLKRDALETDPVRHLSLQEYQQALVVRQQKLADQKASLLVRAPVAGRWISPELGTVVGATLQRGTELGVVQGEEKFYMAAVVRQAEVARLFGGNIQKTGVKVRGQEAKTLAVSDLQAIPADHPGENGRQNSNQPQAQGVAGMDAGRQAMSSEPFFEVRAFLVPDSTCMLVHGQQGIARLDLPWEPLLSQWLRSLRQLFQRNYRV; from the coding sequence ATGAATCGTCCGCCCACCTTCGACGAATCCTGGCATCGAGTGGAGGATCGTCGTGTTTGTCTGCGACCTGGAGTGGAGATTTTTCCCCAGCGGTTTCGCGGGATGCGCTGGTATGTGGTGCAGGATTCGTTGGGCAACCGCTTCTTTCGCATTCGACCTCCGGCCTACCGTTTCATCTGTGAACTGGAGCGTTCCGGCACGGTGGGTGGGGCCTGGGAACGCAGCTTGAAAAATTCTCCCGAGGAAGCGCCGGGACAGGGAGAGGTGGTGCAGCTTCTTTCACAATTGCATCAATCCGGATTGCTGCGCAGTGATCTCGGAGGCGACGTCACCGCGTTGTTTGAGGCCCAGCAAAAAGAACAACGTCGGCAGGTCACCGCGCAATGGGCGAACCTGTTTTTTCTGCGCATTCCGTTGATCAATCCGGATCGATTTTTGCAGAGAACGTTGCCAGCGGTGGGCTGGTTGATCAGCAAACTGGGATTGGTGATCTGGCTGTTGTTGCTGGTTTTGGGCGTGAAAGCGGTGGCGGAAAACTGGCAGCAGTTTCGTGCGGAAAGTGGCGGATTGCTGGGAGCGGCGAACCTGCCCTGGCTTTATGCGGCGATCATTGTGATCAAGGGACTGCATGAATATGGGCACGGTTATTTCTGCCGGAAGTTCGGCGGGGAGGTGCCGCAAATGGGGATCATGCTGCTGTTGTTCAATCCGCTGCCGTATGTGGATGCGTCATCCAGTTGGGCCTTTCGAGAGAAGAGCAAGCGGGCGCTGGTTGGTGCGGCGGGGATGATCGTGGAGATTTTGCTGGCTTCGGTGGCGGCAATCGTTTGGGCGAATACTCGCGAGGGAATCGAGCATGCGATTGCTTATAATGTGATCATCATCGCTTCGGTCGGAACCTTGTTGTTCAACCTGAACCCGCTGCTGCGGTTCGATGGCTACCACATTTTGTCGGATCTGCTGGAGGTGCCGAATTTGCAATCGCGGGCTTCGCGCACCGCCTTGTATCTATTGGAGAAGTATGTCTTCCGGGTGCCCAATACGGCGAATCCGGCGGAAACGCGCGTGGAAACGTTCTGGCTGACCTTCTATTTTGTCGCCTCCTTCATCTACCGCATCCTGCTGCTGGTGGGAATTCTGCTGCTGGTGTCGGGCTGGTTTTTCATCATTGGGATCCTCCTCGCAATCGGATTTTTCGTTCTCTGGCTGGTGGTTCCGGTGTTCAAGGCGATCAAATATCTGCTGACGAGTCCGCGACTGGAAGGCAGGCGTCACGTGGCGGCGGCGATCTGTTTGGGCTTGGTGATGGTGTTGGGCGCGGCGATTTCGCTGGTGCCGATGCCGAGTCATTTTCGTGCGAACGGGGTGATTCGATCCGATCCTTTCGCGCGGGTTTATGCCGGGTCGGCGGGTGACCTCGTCGAGATGTTGGTGCCCTCCGGCACGGTGGTGGTGGAAGGGCAGCCGCTGGTCCGAATGGTCAGTTTTGATCTCGATCAGGAGATCAAGCTGTTGCAGCTGGATCTGCGGCGCCTGGAAACCTTGAAGCGGGATGCTCTCGAAACGGATCCGGTGCGCCATTTGAGTCTTCAGGAGTATCAGCAGGCGCTCGTGGTCAGGCAGCAGAAACTGGCGGATCAAAAGGCGTCATTATTGGTGCGGGCACCGGTGGCGGGGCGCTGGATTTCCCCGGAATTGGGCACGGTGGTGGGCGCGACCTTGCAGCGCGGCACCGAGCTGGGCGTGGTTCAGGGCGAGGAAAAATTTTACATGGCGGCGGTGGTCCGACAGGCGGAGGTGGCTCGATTGTTCGGCGGCAACATTCAAAAAACCGGGGTCAAGGTGCGGGGGCAAGAAGCGAAAACCCTGGCGGTATCGGATCTCCAAGCCATTCCTGCGGACCATCCTGGCGAAAACGGCAGACAGAATTCCAATCAGCCCCAGGCACAAGGGGTGGCGGGGATGGATGCAGGTCGCCAAGCGATGAGTTCGGAGCCGTTTTTCGAAGTGAGGGCGTTTCTGGTGCCCGATTCCACCTGCATGTTGGTGCACGGACAACAAGGCATTGCGCGGCTGGATTTGCCCTGGGAGCCGCTGCTTTCCCAGTGGCTGCGCAGTCTGCGCCAGCTGTTCCAGCGCAATTATCGGGTCTAG
- a CDS encoding STAS domain-containing protein: MTTLPDLIGKAKSTILSEWVRQQIEAPGMRSDLINDAQLKTQSAEFFQQFQKGLESGELKNVKVAAWEPTLNLLSEFSRQRERMGFSPSETALFVFSLKDPLFDQLRKDFKAEPDRLVDTMTAMSGLLDKLGLHTMEVYQVAREDVIRRQQEELLELSTPVVKLWEGIVALPLIGTLDSARTSVVMESLLQRIVETGSDIAIIDITGVPTVDTLVAQHLLKTVAAARLMGADCIISGIRPQIAQTMVHLAIDLSAVTTKATIAEALKVALQRTGHRFVRDAEAK; the protein is encoded by the coding sequence ATGACCACTCTTCCTGATTTAATCGGCAAAGCAAAATCCACGATTCTTAGTGAGTGGGTCCGGCAACAAATCGAAGCGCCAGGGATGCGGTCTGACCTTATCAATGATGCGCAATTGAAAACCCAGTCGGCCGAATTTTTCCAGCAATTCCAGAAGGGACTCGAGAGCGGCGAACTGAAAAACGTCAAGGTGGCGGCTTGGGAACCGACCCTGAACCTTCTCAGCGAATTTTCCCGCCAGCGCGAGCGCATGGGCTTTTCCCCATCGGAAACGGCGCTGTTCGTCTTCTCACTGAAAGACCCTCTCTTCGATCAATTGCGCAAAGATTTTAAGGCTGAGCCGGATCGTCTGGTGGACACGATGACGGCCATGTCGGGACTTCTCGACAAACTGGGTCTCCACACCATGGAGGTTTATCAGGTGGCGCGTGAAGACGTCATTCGTCGTCAGCAGGAGGAACTTCTCGAGCTCTCCACGCCGGTGGTCAAACTTTGGGAAGGCATCGTGGCCCTGCCCCTGATCGGCACGCTCGACAGCGCCCGCACCAGTGTGGTGATGGAATCCCTTTTGCAGCGCATCGTCGAAACAGGATCAGACATCGCCATCATCGACATCACTGGCGTGCCGACGGTCGACACTCTGGTCGCGCAACATCTCCTCAAAACGGTGGCCGCCGCCCGGCTCATGGGTGCCGACTGCATCATCAGCGGCATCCGGCCCCAAATTGCCCAGACCATGGTGCACTTGGCCATTGATCTTAGCGCGGTAACGACCAAAGCGACCATCGCCGAGGCACTCAAGGTCGCTCTTCAACGCACTGGCCACCGATTCGTCCGGGATGCCGAGGCCAAGTAA